The sequence below is a genomic window from Pseudomonas cannabina.
CACCCTGATCGCCTGTTTCGCGCCATTGGCGCAGTATCAGAACTTCCTGCTGCTGATCGGCTCGGTGTTTGCGCCGCTGTTCGGCGTGGTGCTGGTCGACCATTTCCTACTGCGCGGGCGCAGTGGTCAGGTCGCGGAGGGGGGCTTGCGCTGGATGAGCCTGCTGGCATGGCTGGGCGGCATCAGCACTTATCACCTGCTGGCCAACTTTTATCCGGAAGTGGGCGCAACACTGCCAGCGCTCATCGTCGCTGGCGTGTTGCAGCTGTCGATCGGCAGAGCGATCAACCGCGGCCGGGGAACAGTTCCGACTTGATGATGCCGTTGAGCTGCGGATAAGGAATCTTCAGCTCAATGTGGCCCATCGCGTAAGGCGCGATGGTTTCCACCGGGTACTTGAGAATCACTGCGCCGTACGTCAGGGCGATATGCGGCGTGCGCTTGAAAGGCCAGGTTTTGATGAACTCGCTGTTCTCATTCATCTTGGTCGAGGCCAGCCAGCTCTGGTGAGCCAGTTGCGCCTTTTGCCAGAACTCGCTTTCCTTGCCCGGAATGATCATGTCAGCCAGGGTCAGGACTTTCTGTTGCTGACGTGAGTAGTTGATGAAGGCGCGGCCGGGATTACCTTGCGCGCCGCCGTTGTCCAAGTAACTGGACAGCTCGACAACCACGATACCGTCATGCTGTTCGCGTACTTTTGCTTGCAGGTAACTGGCGTTGCGACCCTGCGCCTGGCTCAGGAACTGCTCCTGATAGGCTTTCACGGACGGCGGTGCCGACGCGCTGGTTTCACCAACGGTCAATTGCAGCAGAGTCTTCTGGACGATGGCGTCCAGACGTGGCTCGTCGGGAAAATGCACGGTATCGACGTTCACCAGCGGGCAGTCGACGGTGGTGCAGCCCGGCTTGATCAGCTCGGAAGCATCGCGCTGGACTTGCAGCGGTGTGCGCATGTTGGGCGTGAAGAGGCTTTGGCAGGCGCCGAGCAACAGGGCCAGGCAAGCCAGTGAAGTGATCCTCAATAACGACATGTTGATCCTTGGCAGTGTCAAAAAAGGCGGTTGCGTTGTGCGTGTGCAGGCCAGTTGGACTGTCGACAACGACTTCGGTTCGATAGATGGCAGATTAGAATTGTTTTAAGTCCCGGCCGTCTACCCTGCATGTTCAAGGGGGC
It includes:
- a CDS encoding RsiV family protein yields the protein MSLLRITSLACLALLLGACQSLFTPNMRTPLQVQRDASELIKPGCTTVDCPLVNVDTVHFPDEPRLDAIVQKTLLQLTVGETSASAPPSVKAYQEQFLSQAQGRNASYLQAKVREQHDGIVVVELSSYLDNGGAQGNPGRAFINYSRQQQKVLTLADMIIPGKESEFWQKAQLAHQSWLASTKMNENSEFIKTWPFKRTPHIALTYGAVILKYPVETIAPYAMGHIELKIPYPQLNGIIKSELFPGRG